From one Phycodurus eques isolate BA_2022a chromosome 6, UOR_Pequ_1.1, whole genome shotgun sequence genomic stretch:
- the LOC133404138 gene encoding arachidonate 12-lipoxygenase, 12R-type-like has product MLVYEVTVYTGDRVGAATLNNVHIKLVGTDDESERKWLKSLVIFRGSISTYTVSCPNSLGRLVLIELDKRHHHLTPDDAWFPEKVEIKSPEGNIYTFPIHCWISDRETHRFREGKALRIFDESHSLGQYARKQELSHRKVCYGWDCFDAGMPNSIEADGPCSLPSEIQFSFTKTAEFGYTALTALTELHLKGLDDNHGNWKSLDHIKDVFCNKHTPISDYVHEHWMADWLFAYQFLNGVHPTLIRRCKTLPENFPVTDDMVFIPNGSNLSKELTQGNIYLCDYKNLDGFPANTVEGIQQYLTAPLVLFHKRDDDKLMPIAIQLKQTPAEDNPIFFPTDSTYDWLMAKIFVRSADFTEHQLNAHLLRTHLMAEVFAVSLLRKLPMVHPLYKLLIPHTRYTLHINELARSQLIGPTGVFTKYAASGGEVLNRIVARSLSSITYRSLCIPDDIADRDMQDLPNFYYRDDGLQLWDIVYKFVQGVIQYYYKSDDEVQRDSELQTWICNIFQHGFLSQQQTGIPQRFNTVPELIKFATMVIFTCSCQHAAVNNGQYDYSFWMPNTPITLQRPPPTKKGTTSEATMLQTLPPISVTVHGIAVVWLLSRQSSDFVPLGHYPEDHFTEETPRRLQKDFKAELDTLSITISNRNKGLDIPYTYLDPKNIENSVAI; this is encoded by the exons ATATCTACTTATACGGTTTCCTGCCCAAACTCCCTTGGAAGACTGGTTCTGATTGAACTAGACAAACGACATCATCACCTGACACCTGATGACGCTTGGTTCCCTGAAAAGGTGGAAATCAAGTCACCCGAAGGAAACATCTACACTTTTCCCATCCACTGCTGGATCAGTGACAGGGAGACTCATCGCTTCAGAGAGGGCAAAG CTCTGAGGATATTTGATGAAAGCCACTCCCTTGGTCAATATGCAAGAAAGCAGGAGCTGAGCCATCGAAAAGTATGCTATGG CTGGGATTGTTTTGATGCCGGCATGCCCAACAGTATTGAGGCAGATGGTCCTTGTAGTCTGCCAAGTGAGATACAGTTCTCTTTCACCAAGACTGCAGAGTTTGGATACACGGCATTGACAGC GTTGACTGAGCTTCATTTGAAGGGGCTGGATGACAACCACGGAAATTGGAAAAGTCTTGACCATATCAAAGACGTGTTCTGTAACAAACACACCCCTATATCAG ATTACGTCCACGAACACTGGATGGCGGATTGGTTATTTGCTTACCAGTTTCTAAATGGTGTCCATCCCACTTTGATTCGACGTTGCAAAACTTTGCCCGAGAACTTCCCTGTGACTGATGACATGGTCTTCATCCCCAATGGCTCAAATTTGTCTAAAGAGTTGACG CAAGGTAACATATACCTGTGTGACTACAAGAACCTGGATGGATTCCCTGCAAACACCGTCGAAGGGATTCAGCAGTACTTGACAGCGCCCCTTGTCTTGTTTCACAAAAGAGACGACGACAAGCTGATGCCTATCGCCATTCAG CTGAAGCAGACTCCGGCTGAGGACAACCCAATCTTTTTCCCAACTGACTCTACGTACGACTGGCTGATGGCAAAGATCTTTGTGAGAAGTGCGGATTTCACAGAGCACCAGCTCAATGCGCATTTGCTGCGCACTCACCTGATGGCAGAGGTCTTTGCGGTGTCACTGCTGCGCAAGCTTCCTATGGTGCACCCCCTGTACAAG CTCCTCATACCTCACACTCGCTACACTCTGCATATAAATGAATTAGCTCGGTCACAGCTGATAGGACCCACTGGAGTCTTCACCAAG TATGCAGCTTCTGGTGGGGaggttctgaacagaatcgtGGCAAGATCGCTCTCCTCAATCACCTACAGGTCCCTTTGCATCCCCGATGACATTGCTGATCGTGACATGCAGGACTTGCCGAACTTCTACTACAGGGATGATGGACTCCAACTTTGGGACATCGTCTACAA ATTTGTGCAGGGAGTGATACAGTACTATTACAAAAGTGATGACGAGGTGCAGCGAGACTCAGAACTGCAGACTTGGATCTGCAACATTTTTCAACACGGATTTCTTTCCCAGCAACAAACAG GAATCCCTCAGAGATTCAACACTGTGCCTGAGCTGATTAAGTTCGCCACCATGGTGATATTCACTTGCTCGTGCCAGCATGCAGCTGTAAACAACGGACAG TACGACTATAGTTTCTGGATGCCCAACACCCCCATCACCCTCCAGCGTCCTCCCCCGACCAAAAAGGGGACAACAAGCGAGGCCACAATGCTGCAGACGTTGCCACCTATTAGTGTGACAGTTCATGGAATAGCTGTAGTCTGGCTGCTCAGCAGGCAGTCCTCAGACTTT GTCCCCCTTGGACACTACCCAGAGGACCATTTCACCGAGGAGACCCCACGCCGGCTGCAAAAGGATTTTAAAGCCGAGCTTGACACGTTGTCCATTACAATTAGCAACAGAAACAAAGGTCTGGATATCCCTTACACTTACTTGGATCCAAAGAACATAGAGAACAGTGTGGCCATCTAA